taaacattgGCATGTCAACGTTAAATCTAAAGACATTTTTAAATCTCACTGTTAGGGATTTTCTTTGGGGATACGATGACAATCTTTATAACATCCTGAAAACATTTAACTTGTTAAACCAACTGTCTTTCGAGAAATTTGGAATTCTAGTCGGTGtaaatatacagatatatatatatatatatacacacacattttgttcttttttttatttattatcatttttaatttaattattacaaggGACATCATTATTGtcttttaaatgaaatcgataatttctaatatgacattttttttttcaataattattcaaatccGATCTATCCTGCCTAAATCAACTATTTATCTTGTTTTATGATTATAGTACAATGGAACCTCGAAGGATCGTATCACTATAAATACAGGTTCAAATGACATCGATTATCTTGGCATGATCGAAAACATAAATGGCATTAATATTCGAAATACTTGGGGTGACGATAGATGCGATAGGATTTATGGCACTGATGGATCGATATTTCCACCGAAATGGATTGACAATTATAGTGCTCctctttacatatatgtaaaagaattATGTAAACCGTTGTCCTTTCATTTTCGTGAATACGGCAAGGTCCAGGGAGTACCTAGTTTGAGGTAACTATAGTTagttcaaaagaagaaaaaaaaaaaaaaaggaaaaagaaaaagaaaaggaagaacacCATATGAGAATTTTGTACAATGATcatttaacgattataacgagaaTTTCTTAATCGTTCAGATACAAAATGTCAATGGACTCGTTAACGGAATCCTCGACGGATTCCTGCTTTTGTccaaaaataatggaaaacgatggatggaaaagaaaatgtccaCCTAATGGATTTCTTAATATATCGACGTGTAATTCTGGCGTACCGATATTAATTTCCTTTCCGAATTTCTATGGTGCTGATCGATCGTCGATAGAATCGATCGATGGATTGAAACCGAACGAAACTCTTTACGAGAGTTTCTTGGATTTGCATCAGGTAATACggtcatcctttttttttttttattttttagagaaaagagagagagagagagagagaaaagtcaaaaaacaaaaaaggaacaaaaaaaaaaaacaaaaagaaaaatgtacaagaaaaattattcttttattttctagttTTTGCCGGTACCAATGAACGGCTCGTTGAAGATACAACTGAACATAGAAGTTCAAAAAGTCATTGGTATGCCGTACACCGGTGAACTTAAAGACGGCATGATATTACCAATCATATGGTATGACAATACACTTGACGTATTAccacaaaaatttattaatattttctttggcGGACATTTTGTTATAATGATCATTGAACTAGCCTTTCGATGGGGTAGCATTCTCATATTTTTAAGTTCCATTTGTCATGTTCTCTTCATAATTCtacgaaaatattcgataaatcgattatGTGTTATTATGTGAAATTTTTTGACCAACAAACGAACTAATAGAAGGATGATAAATTATAGCCGTCGCCTTCTCCTCTCCTTACCCCCACACCCCATCCCCATTCCCATGACCACCCCCTACTGTTTGACTTTTCCCTGCTtctaatacaaattttatctcAATTGATAAAgttcaaaagaatatttttttctaattcattcattcgtttacTTCGAATGAAGGTGTAGCGCGATAATagatatcattaaaataagaCAATATCAATTTATTCATCGAATTATTCATTGACGTTAAACAAGTAAATCGTATTTTATCATTGTGCGAAATACAAATggataattaatgtaaatacttttaaatacctttagatataatatgtttagatgaaaaacaattattacgaacgattgttatattaaatttgcatttattttcaatcgtctcaatatcgtttataattatcgtgatGATATAGACCGTCCGGCATTTCTTGCCTCATacatttattaactttttaataaacgTATACGTCGATACAAACGAGTAAACTACTACGTAATCCATGTAACgtatgttacatatatatatatatatatatttgatgaaaCTAATCCTtccacgagagagaaaaaatacgacatatatttttgtcgttatgaTTCTTAAGGTCTCTGGAGGTCGGCCGATGGACTAACAACGCGATTTATGTTATCGCGATCTACGTTATCGCGATCTATCGTAAACCAGTAATATTCGTCTGTTAAACAATCTTACGATTTCATTTATTCGCTTTAAagaacacacatatatatatatatatatatatatatatatatatatatatatatatatttaaataaaaaatatctttctaatACTcgcattgaatttatttatgaaaaatgcGTGTCACGAtataagaaaatggaaaaaaaaaaaagaaattgaaaaaacaagaagaagaaaacaaaaatgtccAAAACGTAAAGAAAACTCGAATTactgattatatatataaaaaaaaaaaaaaaaaaaatatatatatatcgatttgttggagtgttaaaataaaagaaaaaaaaaaaaaaaaaaagaagaagaagaaaaaggaaatattctcAACGAACTCATGATCAACGTACCCGTTCGATTAACTTTATCGCGAATGCACACGTATTATCATATTGGTAATCATAATTACCGTCGATAACTAAGTAATTAATCATTGCATTATTATCGAGTAAAATTTCACTCGAATAATTTGATTCGTTATGGGCGactaataagagaaaaaagagaaatgtaggaagaaataaattagaagaaaGTAATATAGAGCTATGCAAACTTAATTGGTGTAATATAGTACGAAAGTTATTTAATAgatgactaaaaaaaaaaatattctttatcgaatacttcgttcgtacgttcgttccttagagagagagagagagagagagagagagagagagagagagagagagagagagagagagagagagagagagagagagagagagaacattctactgataataaaatattcttggGACTAAACGATATTTCAAATCGATTCAAGAAACATATAATGTTATGTTAATCGATTGATTTTGTATTATCATTCCTAcgtaattgataatattacattttcttttctcttatatcattgaatttgctaaatcatatttatctttaaataatcactatgaataataataatgatgatgataataataataataataataataataataataataatgataataatgaataagtTTTAATTTACGTAGagttattaaattatcatagAACAAATTTCATAGAATTTATGATTAGACGTATAAGTATAGGAATGATATTTTAAGTGTACGTCGATGTTTgacattgaaaagaaaaaagaaaatgaaaaaacgaaataataataaaaaaggaaaagtaaaggagaaatgtgcgtttttttttttaaaaatacacgCTTACGTACCGTcaataagtgtatatatatataaaagaaattgtgaAATTCGGGATAAACTTATGAATAAAATCATGATTGATTATGATAAATCATGATTAAACGatgtagaaagaaaacgagaaagagagagagagagagagagagagagagagcgagagaaataaataaatcagaaGAGGACGGTTTAGAAACGACTTTATTCCCGTTGaccaaaaatattaaaaaaaaaaaaaaaaaagagagagagagaaataagaaaaaacaagtaaaagaaataaaaataaaactaaaataaaaagaagaattactATCTTCTCCTGTTTTAATTGTACGTCGATTATAACTTACCTTTCTATGGTGTATGCTCGCAATGAAAgtgcgaagaaaaaagaaaaaaaagaaaaaaaaaaatagaaggagggaagagggagaaaggggaGATAAGAATATAAAGGATTGGGTGATTAAGTGACTTAAATGATTGAACAATGGTTCGGCAGGAGGGATCACGAgcgaaagaaatcaaattcgttggcataaaattatttaacgaaatgATTTCCAAAGAGTCATGAACGATCGAGAGGAAAtgacgatcgataataattatcaatagatATTAACTCGAATcaaatttttccaatttttccaATTGTTCAATTATAAAAACCAGTCACCGCgttatacatttaatttttcgtgTTTACtccttagagagagagagagagagagagagagggagagagagagagagagagagagagagagaaagagaaaaaaaagagagagagagagagagagataaggaaaaaagaaagaaaaaaaaaatagtgacggaagaaaaaagaaatcggaagaaaaaacaagcgGATAACCTTTGcaaaagtattttttcttttcttgttttttttcttctttccttttctttatctttcttccttttttttcttttttcttttcttcttttcttttctttttttcctttttctttctcctttcataTCAACGCCTTCtatttctccctttcccttacgataattaattaattaattaattaattaattacattgattCGTTAGGTCAATTTGTACGATCATTATTGTTCGTTCATCCATAATACGATCGTGCATTTAGCACAAtacgtattataatatttttggcATCCTACGACGATTATTATCgtacaaaaataatactaattatattaGGATTAATCATTTCTTAACTTAACAACAcgtttacgatatatatatatatatatgtatacatatataaaacatatctaTACAAATGAATAACGTAAGATCATCGTACATTCTtatttaaagtaataataattataataataataataatagtaataataataaaaaaatcgcataatactaataataatattaataataataataataataattattataataataaaaccgcacaataataataataataataattacaatcgaAGAACACCGTCTTTCGATTTATCATTTTCCTATAAGTTCGTCGTTTTACGAAAccaagaaacaataaaaaaaaaaaaaaaaaaaaaaaaaaaaaaagaaaaaaaccagtTTCGTTATCGGcgattatgtatttattatctttacagatctctctttttcttcttttacaaaattttaataccTAATTTAAACCACTGGTTTAGAGAGCGCCTGGACGGATTGACACATTATAGttgaatttgttaaaaaaaaaaaagaaaaaaaagaaaaaacagacaaaaagaaatcaagCCGACGTCACGTATCCAACTCCCACCACCCATCCATTCACCCACTCATCTCAACCGCTTCTCACGAATTCTGGAATgaattataaagagaaaaaagaaaaagaaaaaaaaaaaaaaaagaaacgaaatcgaTGGGCGAACGGCGACGActgagtgaaaaaaaaaaaaagaaaaagaaaaaaagaatgaatgaaaagaaaagaagaaagaaaaaataaaaaataaacaaagaaaaagagaaggaatgaTAAAACTACGCATCCCGAACTCAGACGATCTTTCGATTTATTAccgtatcgatcgatatatccAAGGATCGAGGTCGATTATAAAATTCGTTCGATATAGATTttgcatttctctctctctctctctctctctctctctctctctctctctatactttccttttatattctcGCACTTTTGCCATTCGAAATAAGGCGATAGTCCATACGTCGAGATTCCTACTTACATATACGACATTTATGTTAAAACATGTAATAAATATCACTAATGTCGGATCGCATTTACAAGCGAAAgaattcttcctcttttagaTTCTAATTCGAATCGTATGTCTCGTTAAAAACACgcgtaaaaaaataacaatccGTAGGATTCGAGAACGTTGgtagagaagaggaaaaaaaaaaaaaaaaaaaaaagaataaaaaaacgaaacgaaagaaggaaaactaaagaaataataaagatatagtaataaaaaaaaaaaaaaaagaaagaaagaaagaaaaaaaatataagaataagtCGAAAAAAATGGATGGGTTTAGGatggttaagaaaaaaaaattaattggaaaGTTCTTTTTGACGGACGATTCGAACTAAATTGCATTCAATATCGATgatgaatttctctctctctctctctctctctctctctctctttctctctctctctctctctttgtttattCCTCGAAGAGAagatgaattttatttcgacgTTTGAAACGCTGGATTCAATTGACCAGTTTTGTTGTTAGTCGTATTCGCCGGCAATGGATTGCTCAGGTGAAGTTTTTCTTGACGTTTGGCTGCTCGTGCCAAACAACAGAGAGCACCAATTAATATGATCACACCAAGAGCCGCCAATCCTCCTGATACCGCAGCTCTAGCGACTGGCGGCAAATCGACCGCCATTTTTAAGAGCGAACGCATCTCCGGTGGTAGCTCATCGATTacctgaaaaaataaatgcgatatatttttgttctttctttctttttattttttcttttctttttattctagaTTTTTGTCCCCTCTTCAATGCCCCCTTAATTcgctaaattaattaatttaagtcATCATTAAGTGTTATTTACTTTCTTGGTACTCttatacttcttcttcttcttcttcttcttcttcttcttttttttcttttcgtttaatttattgatttttttattatatatatatatatattttttttttttattattgaatcaaaaataataggaattatgTAAATCCTCTTTTCCAAGATTTTTTAATCCCacctgttattatttttcattcataaatatattacttttgaaaagaaagaaagagaaaagaaacaaaaaaagaaaaaaaagagaaaaaagaaaaaggaaaagagcaCTTATACCATTGAAAAAACTTTTGCACGTAcacttgaaaataattcattcgtaagaaattaaatcgattgttcgaaaatgaagaaaagaaaggaagaaaaaagttaaaattaaaGGCACAAAAATATTGCATACAAAttcataatattgaaataaaaattctaatggaatattttattttgatttttgatTGGTCTTCATTTAAATTCTaacatttgaataatatttatcgtttcgttcgtcgatataaataaaaggatcgatcaaaattattaaatgattccAATTCAACAAATCTATCAGGATTAATTCTGATATAATCGATGcgattctttcgaaaaaaaaaaaagaaaaaaaaaaaaagaaccatacACATTGCAACGCGTCACGATTAttgctatctctttctatcgttttaCATGAAACGATCATCGGAATGTTTCTCAAATAAATCCACTGTAACATTAGCAATCATTCCTAATGCATATTGTTTGCATTGTAACAGTcataaatgagaaagaaatacgTTGCAATGATacgtaaaaaaattcattgcaTAGAATTGTAtcgtaaaaattcaaattgcTTTTAATTTTGACGTATGAGAGATattattcgaatgaaatatgaatgaaaaagcgatacattgaaattcgattgattgattgattttgattgattaaagagagaaaaaaaaagagaaagagagagagagagaaagaaagagagagagagagagagagagagagagagaaagaaaaaaaataattaaaaaaaaaggattacctcgatcgatcaatttattatcatttttcgaTCAATCGGAAAgatttcattcgattattCGCATGAAATATCGTGAATAAATGATTAAGCAAGTATCGCACGTAGCGATAAAACAAATGAGAAAGGGATgatttaaaatcgatttacATTACGCAAAAGTGGGATCGTTCGAAGATCTAGACAACAACAACTACAACTACAACTACAACTACAacagcaataacgataatgacaaagATAATGATTAATACAAGGAAGCtctttgagaaagaaagataaatggaTGTGTTTAGTTGtcgatcgttgaaaaaaaagaaaaaagaaaaaagaaaaacgaaacataaataaaaagcaataTGGTGTAATAGGATGTAACATGGGAtagtataatacatataaaatatagaaacgttgctattgttgttgctgttgctattgttgttgctgatgttacatacttacatacatacatacatatatatatatatatatatatatatatatatatatacatacacggaGTGTATACATAATAACTTACATCATCGAACCACATGATCGGGAAAATGATGTCGGGGAAGGAGGCAACTTGTTTGATATCCCGCACCTGGCTCACGGCAAGGTTTATTTGCATCCTTGCTCGAGCCCTAAGTGCCGTGCCCATCATTGGTTGAACGTCGATATAGAGCTCATGCTTTTCCTGTTCAGCTGGCGACACACCTATCACGGCTTCTCTCAATGCAGGATCGGCtggagagaaaataaaaagaaacaaacaaaaaatatagattACCGTTGTTAACGTCGATCaaaagggggaaagaaaaaaagagagagagagagagagagagagagagagagagagagagagagagagaggaaacagacaaagagaagaaaaaaaaagaaggaaggaaagaaggaggggaaaaaaaaatgagaataacgaaTTAACAAGCAAACTCGATAAAAATCTAACAACGAGAgtttttttattccaattcACGTATCCCTTCCGCCCTACCCCCCTCCCACCGCACCTCCCCCCGCTCTATTtcttagaaattttcttttaatagaaaataatttgaaaaatcaaaatatttcaaaaaaaagaaaaaaaatcgatatactTCACGAACGaataagataaattataatcatattgaTAATACACGTTATCAATtacgttttaaatatttacattgtaaatatctacgtaattataaatataataatgaagtaaCACGTGAATAATTTATCCACGGATAATAATCCAATTGAATGAAATTGTCGTTTAACAAATTATCATagttaaacaaatatattctattaaatatcTAACGATTGACATTTATTGTGGGAGATGTAATAGGGAAGATATGGGTAATgaaaagtagtaataataataataataataataataataataataataataataataataataatagcaataatagtaataatagtaatagtactaataagAGGAATTCGTTTTCAGTCGAAATATCATTGCTATAGATCAAAAGTGAGCTCGATCTTTCACCgttccctttccttttatcccccaccctctctctccctcccatcgccctccccctcctctctctctctctctctctctctctctttctctcttgtatcGTTTGCATAGTGACAATTAGATTCGATtcgaaagtaaaaggaaaattcaAAGATTCGTCGAGTCGTTGACAATTCcgatcgtcgtcatcgtcgtcatcgtcgtcatcgttgtcgtgcAATAGTCATCGTCTCTATCTCCTTTccctcatttcttttttttcctttttttgttctttttcttctcttcctcttcttctcacgaaacaaaaaaaaaaaaaaaagaaagaaaaagaaaaagaagaaaagaaaaaaaaataaacgataccTACTCGTGGTGTAATTCGTGGGAGTATCGCGGTCACGAGTCTCACGATGCATCGTCGAATCGAGTAGTTATTGTTAAAACGGGGAACAACACAACGACAAAAGGgaaaagacagatagagagagagagagagagagagagatagagagagagagagagagagaaaatagaaataggtCTCATGGGTAATGTTTCGCGAAACCGGAAGTGAAATAGACAAGACGATGAGTTACGAAATAGCATGAGCTTTCGAACGCACCTCGTAATACGCATATAAACTTTCACTTTTTCCCTAGCTAGATAATAGAACACgtaggatcgatcgatcgatggatggatggatggatggatggatggatggatggatcgATCTATGGATGCATGAATGGAACTATGGATGGATCGATGGATCGATAGATTTTATTGCTATTCAATCAAGAAAATTTCGATGAACTTTATataccgtaattattattagactTGTATTGCTCCtgatcgattatatttttctcgataaatTCGATACTATCGTAATactcaagtattattattgtttatttatttatttataagtacaaataatattaaatttatccaaaaactctctctctctctctctctctctctctctctctgtctctctctgtctctctttcataattattacatgcgtgccaataattataaaagtattctAAGTGAATTGAAACTTTAATATTCGTATGAGATTAGGGTAAAAAATTTCAcattcataattaaattttcattaatcaagaataaacaaatttcaaattaaaatgttaaatgatataaaaatattctcttaatttattcaaatgtAATCCCTTTAAATAtctcgaaacaaaaaaaaaaaaaatatatatatatatatatatatatatatatatatatatatatatatatatatatatatatatatatggcttagatcactttcataattatgggcacatataatattgtttttttttcttttttttttttcaaattcttttcaaataaaatttataaaatgtataatttttatcgttatggaTATGCGAAAACGAATTCTCCTTcattttttgcaaaaaaaaaaaaaaagaaaaaaaaaaagaaaagaaaaagaaagaattttaaaactaAGTAATggtaaataagagaaaaaaggaaatgaaaattttgcgatatataaagaagaacaATTTACCCATATAAAAGTGTGGAAAGCTAAGTAGTACGGGTGAGTCGTATTGACAGACTGAAACATTGAATGTTCCTTCAGGTGCACATGGTGGACCGGCAGGACAGAAACATTGTTGAGAATGTACTTTGTCAGGTGAGGCAAAGACATTCGTTGGTGGCGTAAATCTGTATCCAGGAACTCCTCCGGAAGTTGTCACttctttctattaaaaaaaaaataaaaaaaaaaaataaaaaaaaaggagaaaggaaatccGATCATTAGTAATaccaaaggaacaagaaagaaagaaagaaagaaagaaagaaagaaagagagagagagagaacctaTAAAAGATTTCTCTGTTATTGTTTCATGTGAGAAATACCACTTTCTCATGGTATCACTCGTTCCTTCAAAATAAATTGCtttattttacgtttaatcattgaataatcaaatttagttaattgaaaaaaaaaaaaaagaaaaaaaggaaagaaattgcTTCACTCCTGACACCggattgaagaagaaaaaaaaaaaaaaacaataataataataaagaagtaaaagatttAGTCgttctgaaaaaaagaaaagaaaaaagaaaaagaaaaaaggaaaagagagaaaaattttctttatctttttctttttttctttttttttttggctttttACCTGAAACACCAAAGGTAAGGCTCGGCAAAGATCCTTGTCGAATATTTTAAGAACGGTATCCTTTGTTATGTGAGGTGGAAAGATACTACCATCGGTACCCATTATACTGTCGCAACTTGGGCTCGACCAATGGCCCAATGTCTCCTTACCGTTCCATTTTTCTATCATACCGTACTTTGTCACATCATTATCACCCGTAAAAATAGTATACCAATCAGGTTGAGTGCCATTCTTTCCATATAATAAACCAAATTGATCGTACGGTAACTTTTGTTCCTTCGGTACAACGTCTTTGGCCAATTTTAAAAGTGGATCCTCATATCCCCAAAGTAATTGTTCGACTGACACCTCGACGAAtggttttatctttaatatgtcCATAATCGAGGCCATTGCGAGTCTCAGGAAACGTGCCGCGTACTTTGATTGACTCGTTGCCGATAACATTGGAACATTTGGTACGACGACGAGATCATCGTCAGAACCCGATGATAATTCCtattaaatggaaaaaaaaaagaaaaaaaagaaaaaaaaaacaacaacaaaaattacaaatatctaTCTTacgtacattttatttataatctcaatagaaattattagattagattttacaaattaattatttatcgacaaattttattatcaatttataatctatttcatatttgtatttatcatTAGTTTTatgtgaataatataaatgtttaatttatcgtgaaaaagaaaagaaaagaattcataaaaatattattcgcgaaataaatgaaaactatgaaatagagaaataaataaagatgtcCTTTGTGCCGTACTACGAAGAGAATTTCAATCTTTgatagaaagaaggagagatacaacgaagaaagacaaaaaaaaaaaaaaaacaaatggaaaaggaagaaaaggaaatgtgAAGAAAATTTGCATAAAAAGAGGACAATGGGAAAATATCGGAATACGAGGGggaaaaaacacaaaaaaaaatactatctatgagaaatataaatttaaatcaatgtCCTATTCCATCTTTAGTGATTATCTTGACAATACAAATAGTTATTTTCCGTGCTGATGCATGACATATTACGTGCAGTATTGAATTGTTAACATCAAGAAGACATCTTGTCTGAATTAATCAAGTATTATCTACTGGAAAATTCATtggatttcattttattatatcgcaatattatatattcgtttgaaagatgaaaaatcatTAAGATGACAAATTCAATATCGATACTATCATCCGTAtctgttgttttttttactcttcttcttttttctttttttttttccttttttctttttctttctcattactCCTGTCATTTATAGATCTATAATGTCTCTCATTGATTCGTTGTTCttcgatcgagaaaaagaaatcaattaataagaaataaatgtttaataagaGAGTATCAAGGAGGAATCAAGATTTATTCGTTTCGATATAAATGAGTCATATTAAATCACGAATGTCAcgaccttttctttctttcttcttcttctttttctatttcttttttttttttttggttttacccattttaataaaacgcgcttgaaaaaatgaaacaacatcttttatgaaacgaaaaaaacgtCCGCACGTGGAAATCTGTAATGTGTAATGTAAATGCAAATATATCgtacgtatctctctctctctc
This DNA window, taken from Vespa crabro chromosome 24, iyVesCrab1.2, whole genome shotgun sequence, encodes the following:
- the LOC124432289 gene encoding scavenger receptor class B member 1 produces the protein MRVNRGICAKLQGGFLRRWWAAVAFGVLLIVIAAILAALFPQLINIIVNKQIALKDGGRTYGWWKAPPVIPRLHVYIYNVTNADEFLNNGEKPVLDELGPYVYSQHWEKVEIKFNENDTVSYKIRKQYVFTPELSSGSDDDLVVVPNVPMLSATSQSKYAARFLRLAMASIMDILKIKPFVEVSVEQLLWGYEDPLLKLAKDVVPKEQKLPYDQFGLLYGKNGTQPDWYTIFTGDNDVTKYGMIEKWNGKETLGHWSSPSCDSIMGTDGSIFPPHITKDTVLKIFDKDLCRALPLVFQKEVTTSGGVPGYRFTPPTNVFASPDKVHSQQCFCPAGPPCAPEGTFNVSVCQYDSPVLLSFPHFYMADPALREAVIGVSPAEQEKHELYIDVQPMMGTALRARARMQINLAVSQVRDIKQVASFPDIIFPIMWFDDVIDELPPEMRSLLKMAVDLPPVARAAVSGGLAALGVIILIGALCCLARAAKRQEKLHLSNPLPANTTNNKTGQLNPAFQTSK
- the LOC124432241 gene encoding scavenger receptor class B member 1-like, whose amino-acid sequence is MKSVEKNVTVQKDQTNVFKNWYVWIITMVGLSSFFLIVIFWCTNIFKNTILSNLIIEKGTTNFDFWERPPINLIYKFYIFNYTNIEDFERGKANKLRVQQLGPYIYRETKKRVNVQIHENGTISYQEEKSYQWESGNPENEMIIVPNILLLATISHLRNLPITYKLFLNIGMSTLNLKTFLNLTVRDFLWGYDDNLYNILKTFNLLNQLSFEKFGILVGYNGTSKDRITINTGSNDIDYLGMIENINGINIRNTWGDDRCDRIYGTDGSIFPPKWIDNYSAPLYIYVKELCKPLSFHFREYGKVQGVPSLRYKMSMDSLTESSTDSCFCPKIMENDGWKRKCPPNGFLNISTCNSGVPILISFPNFYGADRSSIESIDGLKPNETLYESFLDLHQFLPVPMNGSLKIQLNIEVQKVIGMPYTGELKDGMILPIIWYDNTLDVLPQKFINIFFGGHFVIMIIELAFRWGSILIFLSSICHVLFIILRKYSINRLCVIM